The proteins below are encoded in one region of Sphingobium yanoikuyae:
- the pnuC gene encoding nicotinamide riboside transporter PnuC, translating to MSTLEIIAVIISFLGIWLTARRHLLCWPINLMACALYAKLFLDVRLYADMVLQGLFGIAIIYGWIGWARGKRDEGEVRVVPLPPMRAAKGLALGAVGAGAIGWFTHHYTDAALPWMDSALSSFSLVAQYWTARRHAASWLLWIAVDIFYVGMFVFKGLWLTAGLYAAMIGLAVLGYWRWRQAMRRSAA from the coding sequence ATGTCGACGCTGGAGATCATTGCCGTCATCATCAGCTTCCTCGGCATCTGGCTGACGGCGCGGCGGCATCTGCTGTGCTGGCCGATCAACCTGATGGCCTGCGCCCTGTATGCCAAGCTGTTCCTGGACGTGCGCCTCTATGCCGACATGGTGCTGCAGGGCCTGTTCGGCATCGCCATCATCTATGGCTGGATCGGCTGGGCACGGGGCAAGCGCGACGAGGGCGAGGTAAGGGTGGTGCCGCTGCCGCCGATGCGGGCCGCCAAGGGGCTGGCGCTGGGCGCCGTCGGTGCCGGCGCGATCGGCTGGTTCACCCATCATTATACCGATGCGGCGCTGCCCTGGATGGATTCGGCGCTGAGCAGTTTCAGCCTGGTTGCCCAATATTGGACGGCGCGGCGCCATGCGGCGAGCTGGCTGCTGTGGATCGCGGTCGACATTTTCTATGTCGGCATGTTCGTGTTCAAGGGATTGTGGCTGACCGCCGGCCTCTATGCCGCGATGATCGGGCTGGCAGTATTGGGCTATTGGCGCTGGCGGCAGGCGATGCGTCGAAGCGCAGCCTGA
- a CDS encoding phosphotransferase enzyme family protein: protein MSAVAPHLVHGMGLALDAPAWPAITADEAAAVLAHFPDAGRLAALAWHSPRPFSAAALVETDRGPLFLKRHHQRLRTPAALAEEHGYMAHLRGAGLAVPDVLRATGGASAMALGEWSYELHRQAPGIDLYRDRQSWTPFLSPDHAFAAGVALAQLHRAAAGFAAPARGSHPLVSSFTILPAVDPLAAADAYVAARPAVAAFLAELPWRSELARLFAALGQGLAPRLAEQPALWTHNDWHPSNLLWSAEGAVSSIFDFGLSTRSCALHDLATAIERTAIPWLTLDQGRLAEPADVGGALALLAGYRSVLPLASVEIATLLRLLPLVHVEFALTEIDYFFGILADREGAMLAWQAYLVGHADWFMSGAGQGFLAQLREGGGG from the coding sequence ATGAGCGCCGTCGCCCCGCATCTGGTCCATGGCATGGGGCTGGCGCTGGACGCGCCGGCCTGGCCGGCGATCACGGCGGATGAGGCCGCGGCGGTGCTGGCCCATTTCCCTGATGCAGGCCGGCTGGCGGCGCTGGCCTGGCATTCGCCGCGCCCCTTCTCGGCGGCGGCGCTGGTCGAGACGGATCGTGGCCCGCTGTTCCTGAAGCGGCATCACCAGCGCTTGCGGACGCCGGCGGCGCTGGCCGAGGAGCATGGCTATATGGCGCATCTGCGTGGTGCCGGACTGGCGGTGCCCGATGTGCTGCGCGCGACCGGTGGTGCCAGCGCGATGGCGCTGGGCGAATGGAGCTATGAGCTGCATCGCCAGGCGCCGGGTATCGATCTTTATCGCGATCGCCAGTCCTGGACGCCCTTCCTGTCGCCCGATCACGCCTTTGCGGCTGGTGTCGCGCTGGCGCAACTGCATCGGGCGGCGGCCGGTTTCGCCGCGCCGGCACGCGGGTCGCATCCGCTGGTGTCGAGCTTCACGATCTTGCCCGCCGTCGATCCGCTGGCCGCAGCGGACGCCTATGTCGCGGCGCGACCGGCGGTGGCGGCCTTTCTGGCGGAGCTGCCCTGGCGGTCGGAACTGGCGCGGCTGTTCGCGGCACTGGGGCAGGGACTGGCGCCGCGGCTGGCGGAACAGCCTGCGCTCTGGACCCATAATGACTGGCACCCCTCCAACCTGCTCTGGTCGGCGGAAGGCGCGGTCAGCAGCATCTTCGATTTCGGCCTGTCGACCCGCAGCTGCGCACTGCATGATCTGGCCACCGCGATCGAGCGGACGGCGATTCCCTGGCTGACGCTGGATCAGGGCCGGCTGGCCGAGCCGGCGGATGTGGGCGGCGCGCTGGCCTTGCTGGCGGGCTATCGCAGTGTCCTGCCGTTGGCGTCTGTCGAAATCGCCACGCTGCTGCGCCTGCTGCCGCTGGTCCATGTCGAGTTCGCCCTGACCGAGATCGATTATTTCTTCGGCATATTGGCCGATCGCGAAGGGGCGATGCTGGCCTGGCAAGCCTATCTGGTCGGCCATGCCGACTGGTTCATGTCGGGGGCGGGGCAGGGCTTTCTGGCGCAACTCCGTGAGGGGGGAGGCGGTTGA
- a CDS encoding helix-turn-helix domain-containing protein: MANREWLFGARRLFSARRAIGGFLRLSHYGEDRWQSCATGHVSRRQSANMETHMEPLALSINDTAKALGVGRSSVYALIKSGGLDAIKIGRRTLLTTESVRRLAQSRPLA; the protein is encoded by the coding sequence TTGGCGAATCGGGAATGGCTTTTCGGCGCACGGCGTCTGTTTTCGGCACGGCGCGCCATCGGCGGATTTCTGCGGCTTTCCCATTACGGGGAGGACCGCTGGCAATCCTGTGCAACCGGACATGTCTCCCGCCGCCAGTCGGCCAACATGGAGACGCACATGGAACCTCTTGCCCTATCCATCAATGACACCGCCAAGGCGCTCGGCGTCGGTCGATCGTCGGTCTACGCCTTGATAAAGTCGGGTGGCCTCGATGCCATCAAGATCGGCCGGCGCACGCTGCTGACCACCGAGTCGGTCCGGCGGCTGGCCCAATCCCGACCCCTCGCCTGA
- a CDS encoding type IV secretion system DNA-binding domain-containing protein gives MTRPDDRRDHADALRKHHLSTQGARLKRQALVMLASVALGGLGLPNIMLGRDAMLATSTYYWARTKLWAVSGWEADTGIDVQYPDHIEEGRSARQIIAHPYFRRRVDLVWAWAKWGCWLGLGTWLAALIALRGALARRRERLLADRWIGGTQVVDEKQLARLTGRQADARTLSIGKVPIPTRLETRHMAMIGTTGSGKTTALRQLLDGIEARGEAALVYDTSGEFIAHYYDPARGDVILNPFDTRCAFWSPFAEIAHPADADRIAHQLITETGQHDSDVWLDTSRILVANMIRALWQENRRTLPDLLHALKNRPKDDLKEWLATSSSARTFADDADRATGSVLFMLAKAADLIQFLRAEDSKARPFAFRSFIEALDWHPGARPWIFVPRKEDYFEASKPLLACWLECAASAVLGLPPSEDRRIWFVLDELADLPRVDNLARLLPEGRKFGAAVVLTFQALGQMQHRYGPQIAESMLGCCNTKLFLQTIDSDIRFRQPVMDDLQAGASLGCAGAQGSAWCNRGLLWRQHQNSA, from the coding sequence ATGACCCGCCCCGACGATCGCCGCGACCATGCCGATGCCCTGCGCAAGCATCATCTCAGCACGCAGGGCGCGCGGCTCAAGCGGCAAGCCTTGGTCATGCTCGCCTCCGTTGCTCTCGGCGGACTGGGATTACCCAACATCATGCTGGGCCGCGACGCGATGCTCGCCACCAGCACCTACTACTGGGCGAGGACCAAGCTCTGGGCCGTGTCCGGCTGGGAGGCGGACACAGGGATCGACGTTCAGTATCCCGACCATATCGAAGAAGGACGATCAGCGCGCCAGATCATCGCCCATCCCTATTTCCGGCGGCGCGTCGATTTGGTCTGGGCCTGGGCCAAGTGGGGATGCTGGCTGGGCCTCGGCACCTGGCTTGCGGCGCTGATCGCCTTGCGCGGCGCGTTGGCGCGGCGGCGCGAGCGCCTGCTCGCTGATCGCTGGATCGGCGGAACGCAGGTGGTGGACGAGAAGCAGCTTGCGAGGCTGACCGGCAGGCAAGCTGACGCCCGCACCCTGTCGATCGGCAAGGTGCCGATCCCCACCCGTCTGGAAACCCGCCACATGGCGATGATCGGCACCACCGGCAGCGGCAAGACCACGGCCTTGCGGCAATTGCTCGATGGGATCGAGGCGCGGGGCGAAGCCGCGCTGGTCTACGACACCAGCGGCGAGTTCATCGCGCACTATTATGATCCGGCGCGTGGCGATGTGATCCTCAACCCGTTCGACACTCGCTGCGCCTTCTGGTCGCCCTTCGCCGAGATCGCGCATCCCGCCGATGCCGACCGCATCGCCCACCAGCTCATCACCGAGACGGGACAACACGACAGCGACGTATGGCTCGACACCAGCCGTATCCTTGTCGCCAATATGATCCGCGCCCTGTGGCAGGAAAACCGGCGCACCCTGCCTGACCTGCTCCATGCCCTCAAGAACCGGCCCAAGGACGACCTCAAGGAATGGCTCGCCACCAGTTCGTCGGCCCGCACCTTTGCCGACGATGCCGACCGGGCCACGGGCAGCGTGCTGTTCATGCTCGCCAAGGCGGCGGACCTGATCCAGTTCCTGCGCGCCGAGGACAGCAAGGCCAGGCCGTTTGCCTTCCGCAGCTTCATCGAAGCGCTGGACTGGCATCCCGGTGCGCGGCCCTGGATATTCGTGCCGAGGAAGGAGGACTATTTCGAGGCGTCGAAGCCCCTGCTCGCCTGCTGGCTGGAATGCGCGGCGAGCGCTGTGCTGGGACTGCCTCCATCCGAGGACCGGCGCATCTGGTTCGTGCTGGACGAGCTTGCCGACCTGCCCCGCGTCGACAACCTGGCGCGGCTGCTGCCCGAAGGCCGCAAGTTCGGCGCAGCAGTGGTGCTGACCTTCCAGGCGCTGGGGCAGATGCAGCACCGCTATGGGCCGCAGATCGCGGAATCTATGCTGGGTTGCTGCAACACCAAGTTGTTCCTGCAAACCATCGACAGCGACATCCGGTTTCGTCAACCCGTCATGGATGACCTACAAGCAGGCGCAAGCCTTGGGTGCGCAGGTGCGCAAGGGAGCGCATGGTGCAACCGTGGTCTATTATGGCGACAGCACCAGAACAGTGCGTGA
- a CDS encoding ArdC family protein — translation MTYKQAQALGAQVRKGAHGATVVYYGDSTRTVRDDVSGEDRQQGFRFLKTYTVFNVAQIDGLPERFHIMSARAPEVERIEAAEAFFASIPAAVNHGGDKAYYIPSADRIQLPTFAAFHDAHGYYTTRGHETVHWTRHKSRLHRSFGREKWGDEGYAREELVAELGAAFLAADLELCIEPRPDHASYIASWIKVLQNDTRAIVQAAAHAERAVAYLHQLATPDKLKQAA, via the coding sequence ATGACCTACAAGCAGGCGCAAGCCTTGGGTGCGCAGGTGCGCAAGGGAGCGCATGGTGCAACCGTGGTCTATTATGGCGACAGCACCAGAACAGTGCGTGACGATGTCAGCGGGGAGGATCGGCAACAGGGCTTCCGTTTCCTGAAGACCTATACCGTATTCAACGTGGCGCAGATCGACGGCCTGCCCGAACGGTTCCACATCATGTCGGCGCGTGCGCCGGAGGTGGAGCGCATCGAAGCCGCCGAGGCATTCTTTGCCAGCATTCCCGCAGCTGTGAATCACGGCGGCGACAAAGCCTATTACATCCCTTCAGCCGACCGCATCCAGCTTCCAACCTTCGCGGCCTTCCATGATGCCCATGGCTATTATACCACGAGGGGTCATGAGACCGTGCATTGGACTCGGCACAAGAGCCGCCTTCATCGCTCATTCGGGCGCGAGAAGTGGGGCGATGAAGGGTACGCGCGCGAGGAATTAGTGGCGGAATTAGGCGCCGCTTTCCTCGCCGCCGATCTGGAACTTTGCATCGAGCCGCGCCCCGATCATGCCAGCTATATCGCAAGCTGGATCAAGGTGTTGCAAAATGACACTCGCGCCATCGTGCAAGCCGCCGCCCATGCCGAACGCGCCGTTGCCTATCTGCACCAACTGGCAACCCCAGATAAGTTGAAGCAAGCGGCATAG